From the genome of Leishmania infantum JPCM5 genome chromosome 4:
GGCCAAGGTACTTGCTCAGGAAGAGCTCCCCAAAGTCCAGCCAGTTCACGCCAGGGTACGCACAGAGGTGCGCGTTGAAGTTGCCGGTAGCGCCGCCGAACTTGCCTGTGTTTGGGATGCTCAGCAGCATCGTCCGCTGCTCTTCCAGCCGCTCAATCCATACCATGAACTCTTTCGCCAGGTTCGTCGGGCTCGCCGGTTGGCCGTGCGTCCGCGCCAGCATCGGGACATCCCATTCAGGCAGCTTGCTCTTGAGAAGCGCGATCAGCTGATCCAGCGTTGGAATGTAGTGGTGGTGCAGAGCGTCGCGCAGGAGCATCGGAATCGAGGTGTTGTTGATGTCCTGCGACGTTAGCCCAAAGTGGATGAACTCCTTTTCGGCCTCGAGGCCGCAGGCGGACATTTTGTCCTTCAGGTAGTACTCGACGGCCTTGATGTCGTGGTTCGTGACCGCCTCAATGCCCTTTATTATTTTTGCATCGTCGACTGCGAAGTTCTCGAAAGTGGTCGCCCGCAGCTCCCCCAGCTGCGCATCGGTGACGCCGCGAAGCTGCGTGATCGCCGGCACCTCCTTGCACAGCGCTTCGAAGTacagcacctccacctgcACGCGATACTTGAATAACGCGTACTCGGAGAAGTAGGCGCGCAGCGGGGTCGTGTCACGCTTGTAGCGACCATcgaggggagagagcgagtaGAGGGGGCTGTCTTGACTGATCTCCGCAGGGGCTTTGTGTGCCGTCGTGGTCacggccggcgccgccgcctcttctgcCGAAGGCAGTGACATTGTTCTGCGTGCTCGACTATTccaaaaaaacaaaaaaattGATCCTGCACGGAgcaggaaagagaaggaaggaggagggagagagggcgaggagatgatgatgatgcttGCGTGAGTACACGCATGAGCTCTGCAAGGGAGAGCGCGGGACGGGAGGGTGCTTAATGGGCTGCGGAACAAGCAGTAGGAATCCTTACATCCATCCACGTGCTCACAAAGCCGTGTGGCTCCTCCCTCCCAACGGCGATTACGGTGCCTTAGGGGTCTTTCCGCGTATGACGGCcgtgcgccgactcggtcgGCTGAGCGCGCGGC
Proteins encoded in this window:
- a CDS encoding putative adenylosuccinate lyase; this translates as MSLPSAEEAAAPAVTTTAHKAPAEISQDSPLYSLSPLDGRYKRDTTPLRAYFSEYALFKYRVQVEVLYFEALCKEVPAITQLRGVTDAQLGELRATTFENFAVDDAKIIKGIEAVTNHDIKAVEYYLKDKMSACGLEAEKEFIHFGLTSQDINNTSIPMLLRDALHHHYIPTLDQLIALLKSKLPEWDVPMLARTHGQPASPTNLAKEFMVWIERLEEQRTMLLSIPNTGKFGGATGNFNAHLCAYPGVNWLDFGELFLSKYLGLRRQRYTTQIEHYDNLAAICDACARLHTILMDLAKDVWQYISLGYFDQKVRAGEVGSSAMPHKVNPIDFENAEGNLGMSNAVLGFLSAKLPISRLQRDLTDSTVLRNLGVPLSHALIAFASLRRGIDKLLLNKDVIASDLEGNWAVVAEGIQTVLRREGYPKPYEALKDLTRGNAHVTEETVHRFVQQLEGITEEVRQELLAITPFTYVGYTAHP